One part of the Eucalyptus grandis isolate ANBG69807.140 chromosome 10, ASM1654582v1, whole genome shotgun sequence genome encodes these proteins:
- the LOC104424099 gene encoding uncharacterized protein LOC104424099 — protein sequence MEGLSSHLKELWEEWELRVLVLLSLTFQIVLIVLGRHRKYRPNLWLQALVWSLYLSVDAVAIYTLGKIATRLAQMRRDLGAAAATAGLDPDAQMIAFWTPFLLLHLGGPDTITAYSLEDNELWLRHFLRLVVQMVGTLLIFFQALTGSELSVLSLLIMVSGLIKYGERVYALRAASSEQFRDSTPDPPLHCPRILEEYMLKKAEGYDVTPHVVIEVYEVNAGHNSETDGNLTSCDETLLPSKLKKKKQDGQDREQSNCCNELEEKREQGEQDNRANKNDMSMRNRAELTLAKDLFDTFRRLFVDLVLSIEERDTSLSILKDKSFHVVFRVIEIELGLMYDLLYTKAIVIQKRWGFTLRTVSILLTVMVLVLFSWSDKDKYSTFDICVTFLLLSVAVFLEIYALFYVLFSDEAACWLKDCNPAILDFVERLQPLYKRRRWSGSMGQYNLLSFAVKEKHLACHQILQLLHVDQKVLKFLYWGNVKVTNSLKEQVMNFLKEQVIQHRTFQGPSV from the coding sequence ATGGAGGGGTTGTCTTCACATCTAAAGGAACTATGGGAGGAATGGGAACTGCGAGTCCTGGTCCTCCTCAGCCTCACCTTTCAAATTGTGCTCATCGTCCTCGGGCGTCACCGGAAGTACCGGCCCAATTTGTGGCTGCAGGCGTTGGTCTGGTCACTCTACTTGTCGGTAGATGCGGTTGCGATCTACACGCTTGGGAAGATCGCGACCCGGCTCGCACAAATGCGGCGCGACCTCGGTGCCGCTGCTGCCACTGCTGGGCTGGACCCAGACGCTCAGATGATTGCGTTCTGGACGCCATTCCTGCTGCTGCACCTGGGCGGTCCAGACACCATCACGGCCTACTCCCTTGAGGACAACGAGCTCTGGTTGAGGCATTTTCTCAGACTCGTCGTCCAAATGGTTGGGACTCTGCTCATTTTCTTCCAAGCGTTGACAGGCTCCGAACTCTCTGTGCTTTCGCTTCTGATAATGGTCTCTGGCCTCATAAAGTACGGCGAGAGGGTTTATGCCCTCCGGGCCGCGAGCAGCGAACAGTTCAGGGACTCAACCCCAGATCCTCCTCTCCATTGCCCAAGGATCCTGGAGGAATATATGTTGAAGAAGGCCGAGGGCTATGACGTCACGCCGCACGTGGTAATCGAGGTGTACGAAGTGAACGCTGGACACAATTCGGAGACAGACGGAAATCTTACGTCTTGTGATGAAACGCTCTTACCCAgtaaattgaagaagaagaagcaggacGGACAGGATAGGGAACAGAGTAACTGCTGCAATGAATTGGAGGAGAAGCGCGAACAGGGCGAGCAAGATAATCGTGCAAACAAAAACGATATGAGCATGCGCAACCGGGCCGAGTTAACATTAGCCAAAGACCTGTTTGACACTTTCCGGCGCCTTTTCGTTGATCTCGTGCTTAGCATTGAGGAACGTGACACTAGCCTTTCAATACTCAAGGATAAAAGTTTTCACGTGGTATTCAGAGTTATCGAGATTGAACTGGGACTCATGTACGATTTGCTCTACACTAAGGCGATAGTGATCCAGAAACGGTGGGGCTTTACTCTTCGCACCGTGAGTATACTCCTCACCGTAATGGTCTTGGTGCTTTTTTCCTGGTCAGACAAGGACAAATACTCCACGTTCGATATCTGTGTGACCTTCTTGTTGCTCTCGGTCGCCGTTTTCCTTGAGATTTATGCGTTATTCTATGTTCTCTTCTCCGACGAAGCTGCGTGTTGGCTGAAGGACTGCAATCCCGCCATTCTGGATTTCGTCGAACGGTTACAACCGCTGTATAAGAGGCGCAGGTGGTCAGGTTCTATGGGGCAGTACAACCTGCTAAGCTTCGCCGTCAAAGAGAAGCACCTTGCGTGCCATCAAATCCTACAGTTACTGCACGTCGACCAGAAGGTTCTGAAGTTCTTGTACTGGGGTAATGTGAAGGTAACGAACTCTCTGAAAGAACAGGTCATGAACTTTCTGAAAGAACAGGTCATTCAGCATCGGACGTTTCAAGGCCCGTCCGTATAG